Part of the Myxococcaceae bacterium JPH2 genome, GGGCGCTGCTGGCCCTCACCTCGGCGAGCGCGTCCGCCCAGACCGCGACGACGAAGGCGCCGACGAGCCGGACCGCGAAGAAGCGGACCGCGAAGGACGCCAAGGTCGCGAAGGACCCCAAGGCCGCGAAGGAGGGCAAGACCGCGGTGCCTCGCGTGCCGAGGGACCCGTCGAAGCCGCGCGTGGCCAAGTCCCGCAAGGGCGCCAAGGGCACGCCGGGTGCCGTCTCGCCGGCCACGTCGGTGGATCCGGCGCCGTCGCTCAGCGGTGGCCCGTCCACGGACGACCCCTTCGCCAGCGAGACGCCTCCTGTTCCGCCCGCGACCGAGCCGCATCGCTCGGTGGGCTCCGAGCCTCTGCCGGTGGCCTCGCCGGGCTCGCCCTCGCTGGAGCCTGTCTCCGGCACGGGCGTGGCGCCCGCGGTGGTGCCGGCGACTGGCTCGTTGCCGCTGGACGCGCCCGCCACGGTTCCGGCCACGGCCACGGCGCCGGCCCATGCGGCGCCCGTGCACGACAACGTCCCGGCGAGCGCGCCGTTCTCGCAGCCGACGATGGATCGCCCCATGCCTCCGCCCGCGGGTCTGGCGGGGTTGGACGGGCCGGATCCGCTCGCGGGTGCCTCCTCCCTGGAGGAGTCGGTCAGCCGCATGCAGAGCGAGGCCATCGTCACGACGGCCTCCAAGCGCAAGCAGCGCATCTCGGACGTGCCCCTCACGGTGTCGTGGATTCCGGCCGAGGAGCTGGAGGGCACCGGCCAGTTCTCGCTGTGCGAGGCCATCCAGTACTTCCCCGGCATGGAGTGCCGGCGGGGCTCCATGCGCAAGGCCGCGGTCAGCTCGCGCGGCCTGGGCTCCAACTACCTCTCCAACCGCCTCTTGTTGCTGAAGGACGGCCGGCCGCTGACGGACCCGTGGACGGGCCAGTTCTACGCGGACGAGACGACGCCGATGACCAACCTCAAGCAGGTGGAGGTCATCCGCGGCCCGGGTTCCTCGCTCTACGGCTCCAACGCGTTCAGCGGCGTCATCAACCTCATCGAGCGGCAGCCCTCGGACCTCATCCCCGAGGGACGCAACGTGGGCATGGACGCGCGCGTGCTGGCGGGACAGGACAAGACGTGGCGCGTGCAGGCCAACGTGGCGGGCAAGGGCGGGCCGGTGGAGGCGCTGCTCGGGTACTACGGGTACGGCTCGGATGGTCCGCAGCTCTTCAATGACTCGCGCACGGGCCAGGTGGACACCAACGAGGACTCGCTGGTGCATCAGGTCAGCGGCAAGGTGAAGGTGGGGCCGGTGTCGCTCGACGCGGCCTACACGGATGCGAAGCTGGGACGTCCGGGCGGCACCAACATCTCCACCGTGGGCAACTGCGGTCGGTGCCACTACACGCCGGACGACACCGAGCGCGCGCAGAACGTGAACGCGGCGGCCCAGGTGGATCAGCAGGTGACGGAGAACCTGCGCCTGTTCGCCCAGGCCTATGCCTTCTTCAAGCGCCGCGACGTGACGCTGGAGAGCGCCTTCGACAGCGACCCCACGCGGGCGCTGGGCAAGCGTCGCCGGCTCGGGGGCGAGGCGCGCGCGCTGTTCTCGTTGGGCGACCTCAACGTCACGTTCGGCGGTGACGTGAAGAACGACGTGGTGAACAACCCCAACGTCCTGCCCACCCTGACGATGGACGACACGCGGCAGACCATCCTCGGTGGCTTCGTGGACGCGGAGTACCGGCCGATGAGCCGGCTGGTGCTCAGCGCGGGCGCTCGCTACGACCGCTACCAGATTCCGGAGAACGTCTGGCGCGCGCGCACGGACCAGGTGTCACCGCGCGCCAGCGTGGTGTTCCATGCGATCCCCGAGCTGCTCACCGTGCGCACCAACTACGGCCGCGCCTTCCGCGCGCCCACGCTGGCGGAGCTGGCCATCAACCAGCAGATGTACGCGGCCACGCTGGTGGGCAACGCGGACCTGCGCGCCGAGACGTTGGACACCTTCGAGGCGGCGGTGGACTTCTGGCCCTTCGACCGACGGGTGCGCCTGACGGGCACGGGCTTCTTCAACCGCGCGAAGAACTTCATCAACCAGGAGCTGGTGTTCGGCTCGGTGTCGCAGTTCCGCAACATCGGCAACGCGGACGTGGCCGGCGCGGAGCTGGAGGCGGCCGCGCAGGTGCCGGCGCTCAACTCGTCCTTCGACATCGCCTATCAGTTCCTGGATGCGAAGGCGGTGCCCTACGGCGACGGGGAGAAGTCCACCCTGGACTACGCGCCCAGCCACCGGCTGTACCTGCGCGGACGCACGAACATCGGCAAGGCGGCGTTCGCGGAGCTGTACGCGCTCGTCGTGGGCCCCCG contains:
- a CDS encoding TonB-dependent receptor, with product MHSTEYGGPRRAAAKDFPGRRTARLCFSLVMGALLALTSASASAQTATTKAPTSRTAKKRTAKDAKVAKDPKAAKEGKTAVPRVPRDPSKPRVAKSRKGAKGTPGAVSPATSVDPAPSLSGGPSTDDPFASETPPVPPATEPHRSVGSEPLPVASPGSPSLEPVSGTGVAPAVVPATGSLPLDAPATVPATATAPAHAAPVHDNVPASAPFSQPTMDRPMPPPAGLAGLDGPDPLAGASSLEESVSRMQSEAIVTTASKRKQRISDVPLTVSWIPAEELEGTGQFSLCEAIQYFPGMECRRGSMRKAAVSSRGLGSNYLSNRLLLLKDGRPLTDPWTGQFYADETTPMTNLKQVEVIRGPGSSLYGSNAFSGVINLIERQPSDLIPEGRNVGMDARVLAGQDKTWRVQANVAGKGGPVEALLGYYGYGSDGPQLFNDSRTGQVDTNEDSLVHQVSGKVKVGPVSLDAAYTDAKLGRPGGTNISTVGNCGRCHYTPDDTERAQNVNAAAQVDQQVTENLRLFAQAYAFFKRRDVTLESAFDSDPTRALGKRRRLGGEARALFSLGDLNVTFGGDVKNDVVNNPNVLPTLTMDDTRQTILGGFVDAEYRPMSRLVLSAGARYDRYQIPENVWRARTDQVSPRASVVFHAIPELLTVRTNYGRAFRAPTLAELAINQQMYAATLVGNADLRAETLDTFEAAVDFWPFDRRVRLTGTGFFNRAKNFINQELVFGSVSQFRNIGNADVAGAELEAAAQVPALNSSFDIAYQFLDAKAVPYGDGEKSTLDYAPSHRLYLRGRTNIGKAAFAELYALVVGPRFDPGFNVDPTTGLATSRVRLAGYVTASARLGVNIHDGISVSLLGTNLFNAKYEESHGFPAPPLAVFSELKVRY